A single Comamonas sp. NLF-1-9 DNA region contains:
- the serC gene encoding 3-phosphoserine/phosphohydroxythreonine transaminase, with protein sequence MNRPYNFSAGPAAIPEEVLQTAAAEMLDWHGSGMSVMEMSHRGKEFVAICEQAEADLRELLAVPEEFRILFMQGGGVAENAIVPLNLSRAGTVDFVLTGSWSQKSRKEALKYAAEVHTAASAEASGFTTVPDPAGWQLSRGASYVHICSNETIHGVEFQELPDLKALGSDAPLVVDFSSHVASRPVDWSRVGLAFGGAQKNLGPAGVTLVVVREDLTGHALPICPSAFDYKNVAEADSRYNTPPTWGIYIAGLTFQWLKRQREGELSGIAAIEARNIAKARLLYDFIDASGFYLNKVAPHCRSRMNIPFLLADDTRSDAFLAGARERGLLQLKGHKSVGGMRASIYNAMPIAGVQALVDYMAAFEREHA encoded by the coding sequence ATGAATCGCCCCTACAATTTTTCTGCCGGCCCCGCCGCCATCCCCGAAGAAGTGCTGCAAACCGCTGCCGCCGAAATGCTCGACTGGCACGGCAGCGGCATGAGCGTGATGGAGATGAGCCACCGCGGCAAGGAATTCGTCGCGATCTGCGAGCAGGCCGAAGCCGACCTGCGCGAGCTGCTCGCGGTGCCTGAGGAGTTTCGCATCCTCTTCATGCAGGGCGGCGGCGTGGCCGAGAACGCCATCGTGCCGCTGAACCTCTCGCGCGCGGGCACCGTGGACTTTGTCCTCACCGGCAGCTGGAGCCAGAAGTCGCGCAAGGAAGCGCTCAAGTACGCCGCCGAAGTGCACACCGCCGCCAGCGCCGAAGCCTCGGGCTTCACCACCGTGCCCGACCCCGCCGGCTGGCAGCTCTCGCGCGGCGCAAGCTACGTACACATCTGCAGCAACGAAACCATCCATGGCGTTGAATTCCAGGAACTGCCCGACCTCAAGGCCCTGGGCAGCGATGCGCCACTGGTCGTGGATTTTTCCTCGCACGTGGCCTCCCGCCCCGTGGACTGGAGCCGCGTCGGCCTGGCCTTCGGCGGCGCGCAAAAGAATCTGGGACCGGCGGGCGTGACCCTGGTCGTGGTGCGCGAAGACCTGACAGGGCACGCGCTGCCCATCTGCCCCAGCGCTTTCGACTACAAGAACGTGGCCGAGGCCGACTCACGCTACAACACCCCGCCCACCTGGGGCATCTACATCGCCGGGCTCACCTTCCAGTGGCTCAAGCGCCAGCGCGAGGGCGAGCTCAGCGGCATCGCCGCGATCGAGGCGCGCAACATCGCCAAGGCGCGCCTGCTCTACGACTTCATCGACGCCTCGGGCTTTTACCTGAACAAGGTTGCGCCCCATTGCCGCTCGCGCATGAACATCCCTTTTTTGCTCGCCGACGACACGCGCAGCGACGCCTTTCTCGCCGGCGCGCGTGAGCGTGGCCTGCTGCAGCTCAAGGGCCACAAGTCGGTCGGCGGCATGCGCGCGAGCATCTACAACGCCATGCCGATCGCGGGCGTGCAGGCGCTCGTGGACTACATGGCGGCCTTCGAGCGCGAGCACGCATGA